The proteins below are encoded in one region of Nitrospira sp. SG-bin1:
- a CDS encoding acyl carrier protein, whose translation MNRSLPRDEIRQTVLRLLGEIAPEADLAAVKPNVSFRDQLDIDSMDFLNFVVSIHRTFGVEIPEVDYPKYSTLDGCVEQLSDHRAK comes from the coding sequence ATGAACAGGTCTCTCCCACGGGATGAAATTAGACAGACGGTCCTTCGCCTGCTGGGTGAAATTGCCCCGGAAGCAGATCTTGCCGCCGTGAAGCCGAATGTTAGCTTCCGTGATCAGCTGGACATCGACTCGATGGACTTTTTGAATTTTGTGGTCTCGATCCATCGGACCTTTGGCGTGGAGATCCCGGAAGTCGACTATCCTAAATACAGCACCCTCGATGGCTGCGTGGAGCAGTTATCTGATCATCGAGCGAAATGA
- a CDS encoding fructose 1,6-bisphosphatase (catalyzes the formation of fructose-6-phosphate from fructose-1,6-bisphosphate) → MKVTLSIIKADIGSIGGHICPSRQLLETVRSYVAQHGSSLLIDQYVSSTGDDIAILMSHRHGVGHEAVHKLAWDAFLAGTKVAKQQGLYGAGQDLLKDAFSGNVHGMGPAVAEMEFNERPNEPFLFFAADKTDPGAFNLPLYLAFADPMNTPGLILAPNMAQGFRFVIMDVNHTEGDRIIELDAPKQLYEIAALLRDTERYAVESVWSAASGEQAVVASTSRLHNIAGKYTGKDDPVMLVRVQKDFPATGEILAPYAVGPYVAGGMRGSHQMPLMPVPLQSGISYFDGPPVITCAAFAMHEGRFTEPVDPFAHPFWNRVRDTVSDKAIDMRRQGFFGAAMLPMGELEYTGIMENLKALEPRFRVRTDS, encoded by the coding sequence ATGAAGGTCACCCTGAGCATCATCAAAGCCGATATCGGATCGATCGGCGGCCATATCTGTCCCTCGCGCCAATTGCTGGAAACGGTTCGGAGCTATGTTGCTCAGCATGGCTCTTCGTTATTGATCGACCAGTATGTCAGCAGTACCGGTGATGATATCGCGATCTTGATGAGCCACCGGCATGGCGTCGGACACGAGGCGGTCCACAAACTGGCGTGGGACGCCTTCCTGGCCGGGACGAAGGTTGCCAAACAACAGGGGCTCTACGGTGCCGGTCAGGATTTGTTGAAAGACGCCTTCTCGGGCAATGTGCACGGGATGGGACCCGCCGTGGCGGAGATGGAGTTCAACGAGCGGCCGAATGAGCCATTTCTGTTCTTCGCGGCCGATAAGACCGATCCGGGTGCCTTTAATCTACCGCTGTATCTGGCTTTCGCCGATCCCATGAACACACCGGGGTTGATCCTGGCGCCCAACATGGCACAAGGCTTCCGCTTCGTCATTATGGATGTGAATCATACTGAAGGCGACCGGATCATCGAGCTGGATGCCCCGAAACAATTATACGAAATCGCCGCGTTATTGCGGGACACCGAACGGTACGCGGTGGAATCGGTCTGGTCAGCCGCAAGCGGGGAACAAGCGGTGGTCGCCTCCACCTCCCGGCTACATAACATCGCCGGGAAGTACACCGGCAAGGACGATCCGGTGATGCTTGTCCGAGTACAGAAGGATTTCCCGGCCACGGGCGAGATCTTGGCACCTTATGCAGTCGGGCCTTATGTGGCAGGTGGGATGCGTGGCTCCCATCAGATGCCCTTGATGCCGGTTCCCCTTCAGTCCGGTATCAGCTACTTCGATGGCCCTCCGGTGATCACCTGTGCGGCGTTCGCCATGCACGAGGGACGGTTCACCGAACCGGTGGATCCGTTCGCTCATCCGTTTTGGAATCGAGTACGCGACACCGTGTCCGACAAGGCCATCGACATGCGCCGCCAAGGGTTCTTCGGTGCCGCCATGCTGCCCATGGGGGAATTGGAATATACAGGCATCATGGAAAACCTGAAGGCGCTTGAGCCACGATTCCGCGTACGCACAGATTCCTAA
- a CDS encoding pyruvate dehydrogenase (acetyl-transferring) E1 component subunit alpha: protein MDQHHALELLQQMLRIRRFEEKCAELYSLGKIRGFLHLYIGEEAVAVGAMPCFTSDDAIVGTYREHGHALIRGTPMGPLMAELYGKANGCARGRGGSMHFFDASRRFYGGLAIVGGGLPVAVGLALADQMQKRPRVTACFFGDGAVAEGEFHESLNLAALWKLPVLFLCENNLYAMGTALARHQAQTDIAKKADAYAIPAESVDGMDVLAVESATQQAVNIVRQGGGPYLIEYRTYRFRPHSMYDAELYRTKDEVAQWKQRDPIASFEQYLRGNGLLHDADIEKMETAVAVEIAEAVAFAEAGEWEPIEDLEKDVYTPASSSKALTAGG, encoded by the coding sequence ATAGACCAACACCATGCCCTCGAGCTGCTCCAGCAAATGCTGCGTATCCGACGGTTTGAAGAGAAATGCGCTGAACTCTATAGCCTTGGCAAGATCCGCGGTTTCCTCCATCTCTACATCGGTGAGGAGGCCGTCGCTGTCGGTGCCATGCCTTGCTTCACCTCGGATGACGCAATCGTCGGCACCTATCGCGAACATGGCCACGCCTTGATACGGGGCACGCCGATGGGACCGTTGATGGCGGAGCTTTACGGGAAAGCGAACGGCTGTGCGAGGGGACGCGGAGGCTCTATGCACTTTTTTGACGCCTCGCGGCGGTTCTACGGAGGGCTCGCGATCGTGGGAGGCGGTTTACCTGTCGCGGTCGGATTGGCGTTAGCCGACCAGATGCAGAAGCGTCCCCGAGTGACCGCCTGCTTCTTCGGCGATGGCGCTGTGGCGGAAGGTGAATTTCATGAGTCGCTCAACTTGGCGGCGCTCTGGAAATTGCCGGTGCTCTTTCTCTGCGAGAACAACCTGTACGCGATGGGTACCGCGCTGGCCCGACATCAAGCTCAGACCGACATCGCCAAGAAGGCCGATGCCTATGCCATTCCGGCCGAATCGGTGGACGGAATGGATGTCCTGGCGGTGGAGTCAGCGACTCAACAAGCCGTGAATATCGTACGACAAGGCGGTGGGCCTTACCTCATTGAGTATCGCACATACCGCTTTCGACCCCACTCGATGTACGACGCCGAGCTGTATCGCACCAAAGACGAAGTCGCCCAATGGAAACAGCGCGACCCCATTGCTTCCTTTGAGCAATATCTTCGGGGTAACGGGCTGCTGCACGATGCCGATATCGAGAAGATGGAGACCGCCGTCGCCGTTGAAATTGCCGAAGCAGTGGCGTTTGCCGAGGCCGGAGAGTGGGAACCGATCGAAGATCTTGAGAAAGACGTGTATACGCCGGCGAGCAGTTCAAAGGCTCTGACTGCCGGGGGCTAA
- a CDS encoding NrdH-redoxin: protein MLVLGNVVQVSADEPIPDLEVFVRTGCPHCEAAKVFLAELQHELPSFQIAVYNIAEDSVARQRLASLAAERGIPDFGVPAFLVDGELMIGFHSSGTTGAEIRARLERHAQGAAAPPVPKSIKTEWFGELRAQDLGLPLFTIAIGLLDGFNPCAMWVLLFLLSLLVNLQDRRKMALIAGTFVLVSGLIYFAFMAAWLNVFLLIGLSRGIQITLGVVALFMGTINVKDFFTFHRGLSLSIPEAAKPGFYARVRGILQAEHLAGAMAGIVVLAGLVNMIELLCTAGFPALYTHILTMQQLPAWEYYGYLGLYNLAYILDDSLMVAIAVFTLSRRKLQEHAGRWLKLTAGAVMTSLGIVLIAKPEWLAL, encoded by the coding sequence ATGCTCGTTCTAGGGAACGTGGTACAAGTTTCAGCCGACGAGCCAATCCCGGATCTCGAGGTCTTCGTCCGTACCGGCTGTCCTCACTGCGAAGCCGCCAAGGTGTTTCTCGCTGAACTTCAGCATGAACTACCATCATTTCAGATTGCCGTTTATAACATCGCGGAGGACTCAGTTGCACGGCAGCGTCTTGCGTCACTGGCTGCTGAGCGAGGCATACCTGATTTCGGTGTTCCTGCCTTTCTCGTCGACGGAGAACTGATGATTGGGTTCCACTCATCCGGCACAACAGGAGCTGAGATCCGCGCCAGGCTCGAACGGCATGCACAAGGCGCTGCCGCACCGCCCGTACCGAAAAGTATCAAGACCGAGTGGTTCGGTGAGCTTCGAGCGCAGGACCTCGGCCTCCCACTGTTCACCATCGCGATCGGGTTGCTGGATGGATTCAATCCCTGCGCGATGTGGGTCCTGTTGTTCCTGTTGTCGTTGCTCGTCAATCTCCAAGACCGGAGAAAGATGGCCCTCATTGCCGGAACGTTCGTCCTCGTCAGCGGATTGATTTATTTTGCCTTCATGGCGGCCTGGCTGAACGTGTTTCTCTTGATCGGTCTTTCGCGCGGCATTCAAATCACGCTGGGTGTCGTCGCCCTCTTCATGGGAACAATCAACGTCAAAGATTTCTTTACCTTCCACCGTGGGCTCTCGTTGAGCATTCCTGAAGCGGCCAAGCCGGGGTTCTACGCCAGAGTCAGAGGAATCCTCCAAGCTGAACACCTCGCCGGGGCCATGGCGGGAATCGTCGTCCTCGCCGGGCTCGTGAACATGATCGAACTGCTCTGTACCGCCGGGTTCCCGGCACTCTATACACACATCCTTACGATGCAGCAGTTGCCGGCCTGGGAGTACTATGGTTATCTCGGGTTGTATAACCTGGCCTACATTCTGGATGATAGCCTCATGGTGGCGATTGCGGTATTCACATTGAGTCGCAGAAAGTTGCAAGAACATGCCGGTCGCTGGTTGAAACTGACCGCTGGAGCGGTGATGACGAGCCTCGGCATCGTGCTGATCGCGAAACCCGAATGGCTGGCGCTTTAG
- a CDS encoding ATPase, with protein MKTPAGLGARHDRTLQEHQHDTYKLRGKLKEPTVCTECGALFHKGRWTWGARPAHADEIVCPACMRIRDTYPKGVVTVVGSFKDEQREQVIGLVKNTEQVEKKEHPLSRIMSIETKPEGLVISTTDSHLPRRIGEGLKHAYHGELDLHYDQDEDFVRVIWTR; from the coding sequence ATGAAGACACCGGCAGGCTTGGGAGCTCGACATGATCGAACTCTCCAGGAGCATCAGCACGATACCTATAAGCTGCGCGGGAAGCTCAAAGAACCGACCGTCTGTACCGAGTGCGGAGCCCTGTTCCACAAGGGACGGTGGACCTGGGGCGCAAGGCCTGCGCACGCCGATGAGATCGTCTGCCCCGCCTGCATGCGGATTCGCGACACATACCCTAAAGGTGTGGTCACGGTCGTCGGTAGTTTCAAGGACGAACAACGGGAACAGGTCATCGGTCTGGTAAAGAACACCGAACAAGTAGAGAAAAAGGAACACCCGCTGTCTCGAATCATGTCGATTGAGACCAAGCCTGAAGGCCTCGTCATTTCCACGACCGACAGCCATTTGCCCAGACGTATCGGCGAGGGACTGAAGCATGCCTATCATGGAGAGCTGGACCTGCATTACGACCAAGACGAGGATTTCGTGCGCGTCATATGGACGAGGTGA
- a CDS encoding antitoxin: MRAHYDFSKMKGRKNPYIKSQPVTMRLDRDTVTYFKSIAEEMGIPYQSLINLYPRDCAVNHRKLHMKWAS, from the coding sequence ATGAGAGCCCATTACGATTTCTCCAAAATGAAAGGGCGCAAGAATCCGTATATCAAGAGTCAGCCGGTCACGATGAGGCTCGACCGCGATACGGTTACCTATTTCAAATCCATCGCGGAAGAAATGGGAATCCCATATCAGAGCCTGATCAATCTTTACCCTCGAGACTGTGCGGTGAACCACCGCAAACTCCACATGAAATGGGCGTCGTAG
- a CDS encoding dehydrogenase: MPEEPAQTRTIAVDMVARVEGEGALRVTVKDGTVHDVELRIFEPPRFFEAFLKGRHYDEVPDIVARICGICPIAYQMSAVHAIEQILGLRVEGALRDLRRLIYCGEWIESHALHVYLLQAPDFLGYSSAVAMAKDHAPLVTRGLKLKKAGNAVMTLLGGRSVHPVSVKVGGFSRVPLRRELEGLKDELLWARDAAVETVRWVASFEFPEFEPNYNYVALRHPDEYPLNEGQIAASTVLQISANEFEQYFAEHQVPYSNALHCTLQGAPYLVGPLARLNLNHDRLTPTARQVLDDTGLALPLGNPFHGIIARSIEILYALEESLRIIERYEPPPLPTSPVAVRPGTGMACTEAPRGILYHRYNLDGDGVIREAKIIPPTSQNQSRIERDLRLFMPRLLHLPDKEAALACERVIRCYDPCISCATHFLRLEIERA, from the coding sequence ATGCCTGAAGAACCGGCGCAAACCAGAACCATTGCCGTGGATATGGTCGCGCGCGTGGAAGGCGAAGGCGCGCTCCGTGTCACGGTAAAGGACGGTACCGTCCACGATGTGGAGCTCAGGATCTTCGAGCCGCCGAGGTTTTTCGAGGCCTTCCTGAAAGGGCGGCATTACGACGAAGTGCCGGACATCGTCGCGCGCATCTGCGGGATCTGCCCGATCGCGTACCAGATGAGCGCCGTCCATGCGATCGAACAAATTTTGGGCCTGCGTGTCGAAGGCGCATTGCGCGACCTGCGCAGGCTGATCTACTGCGGCGAGTGGATCGAAAGCCACGCCCTGCACGTCTATCTGCTCCAGGCACCGGATTTCCTTGGTTACAGCAGCGCCGTTGCGATGGCGAAGGACCATGCGCCTCTAGTGACTCGAGGCTTGAAGCTCAAGAAGGCCGGTAACGCCGTCATGACGCTGCTCGGTGGCCGATCCGTGCATCCGGTCTCGGTGAAGGTCGGCGGCTTCTCACGGGTGCCGTTGCGGCGTGAGCTTGAAGGGTTGAAGGATGAACTGTTATGGGCGCGCGATGCGGCGGTGGAAACCGTGCGGTGGGTGGCGTCGTTCGAGTTTCCCGAATTTGAGCCAAACTACAATTATGTCGCGCTTCGCCACCCCGATGAGTATCCGCTCAATGAAGGGCAGATAGCCGCATCCACGGTGCTGCAGATTTCGGCGAACGAGTTCGAACAATATTTCGCCGAGCATCAGGTGCCCTATTCCAACGCCCTCCATTGTACATTGCAGGGCGCCCCCTATCTGGTCGGCCCGCTGGCGCGTTTGAACCTCAATCACGATCGTCTGACGCCCACGGCCAGACAAGTGCTGGACGACACAGGGCTTGCGTTGCCCTTGGGCAATCCGTTTCACGGAATCATCGCGCGGTCGATCGAAATCCTGTACGCGTTGGAAGAATCCTTGCGCATCATTGAGCGGTATGAGCCGCCGCCTTTACCGACATCGCCGGTCGCAGTTCGGCCAGGTACCGGTATGGCCTGCACGGAAGCCCCCAGGGGAATCCTCTATCATCGGTACAACTTAGATGGAGACGGCGTGATTCGTGAAGCAAAAATAATCCCTCCGACCTCGCAGAACCAATCGCGCATCGAACGGGATCTGCGTCTTTTCATGCCTCGCCTCTTGCATCTTCCCGACAAGGAGGCGGCGCTGGCCTGTGAACGAGTCATCCGTTGCTATGATCCTTGTATCTCCTGCGCGACGCATTTTTTGCGATTGGAAATCGAGCGTGCATAA
- a CDS encoding branched-chain alpha-keto acid dehydrogenase subunit E2, translating into MAEFVMPTLGSDMTEGTLVEWKKKVGDRVTKGEIIAEVDTEKSAIEVESFHTGIIEQLITKLGDTVPVGTVMAIISEEGKPAERVEAKVAAEPAKESPSPQVSQPMVPSPLEPGRLRISPAAKQLAVELRVDPSALKGTGPGGAITLDDVRAAAAVSTKEPAATAVDRQARMRETIAAAMARSKREIPHYYLSTTIDMGRAMAWLTEENVSRSVTDRLLYGVLLIKTVALALRQVPELNALWKGGTAVQSPDIHVGVAVSLRQGGLVAPAIHHTDKQSLGELMTRFQDVVKRARAGMLRSSEFSDPTITVTSLGEQGVETVFGVIYPPQVALVGFGKVVERPWVIEGHVVSRPVVTASLSADHRVTDGHRGGVFLSAVDRLLQEPAQL; encoded by the coding sequence ATGGCTGAATTCGTGATGCCGACATTGGGCTCGGACATGACCGAAGGGACGTTGGTCGAATGGAAAAAGAAGGTCGGTGATCGAGTGACCAAAGGCGAGATCATCGCGGAAGTAGATACCGAAAAGTCCGCGATCGAAGTCGAGTCCTTCCATACCGGTATCATTGAACAGTTGATAACAAAGCTCGGCGATACGGTTCCAGTCGGCACAGTCATGGCCATCATCAGCGAAGAGGGGAAACCGGCTGAGCGGGTCGAAGCAAAAGTCGCAGCCGAGCCCGCGAAGGAGTCGCCGTCTCCCCAAGTGAGTCAGCCGATGGTTCCCTCACCGCTCGAGCCAGGCCGATTACGCATATCACCCGCCGCCAAACAGCTCGCGGTGGAGCTTCGTGTCGATCCTTCGGCCCTGAAAGGAACTGGGCCTGGTGGTGCCATCACCCTCGACGATGTGCGAGCTGCGGCGGCAGTATCGACGAAGGAACCAGCTGCCACAGCAGTCGACCGCCAGGCCCGGATGCGGGAGACCATCGCCGCCGCGATGGCGCGATCGAAACGGGAGATTCCCCATTATTACCTGAGCACGACGATCGACATGGGCCGGGCCATGGCCTGGCTCACGGAAGAAAATGTCAGTCGATCCGTGACGGATCGACTGCTCTACGGCGTGTTGTTGATCAAGACCGTGGCCTTGGCACTTCGACAGGTGCCGGAATTGAACGCTCTCTGGAAAGGAGGTACCGCCGTTCAGAGCCCCGACATCCACGTCGGTGTCGCCGTGTCGCTTCGGCAAGGTGGTCTTGTCGCCCCGGCCATTCACCATACCGACAAACAAAGTCTTGGGGAATTGATGACCCGCTTTCAGGACGTGGTGAAACGGGCTCGCGCCGGGATGTTACGGAGTTCGGAATTCTCCGATCCGACGATCACGGTCACGAGCCTCGGTGAACAGGGAGTAGAAACGGTATTCGGGGTCATCTATCCGCCACAGGTTGCTTTAGTCGGTTTCGGCAAAGTCGTGGAGCGCCCGTGGGTCATCGAGGGGCACGTGGTCTCAAGGCCGGTTGTGACGGCAAGCCTCTCCGCAGACCATCGCGTGACTGACGGTCACCGCGGCGGAGTCTTTCTTTCGGCCGTCGATCGATTGTTGCAGGAGCCGGCGCAACTATGA
- a CDS encoding heat-shock protein Hsp20 — protein MSALTRWEPTTRWNPFKEIEDMEKRLSGFFGRAPISAGGDKKEAITVTEWSPLVDISEDEKEYLIKAEVPEMKKEEIKISVHDDVLAISGERNYEKEEKGKKYHRVERSYGSFMRSFTLPEDADGSKVNAEYKDGVLKVHLPKAEKAKPKSIEVKIS, from the coding sequence ATGAGCGCGTTGACTAGATGGGAACCGACGACGAGATGGAATCCCTTCAAAGAGATCGAGGATATGGAGAAACGACTTTCAGGCTTCTTCGGCCGGGCACCGATTTCCGCCGGTGGGGATAAGAAGGAAGCCATTACGGTTACGGAGTGGTCACCGCTGGTGGATATCTCGGAGGACGAGAAGGAATACCTCATCAAGGCTGAAGTACCGGAAATGAAGAAGGAGGAGATCAAGATCAGCGTTCACGACGATGTCCTGGCCATCAGTGGCGAGCGGAACTACGAGAAAGAAGAAAAGGGCAAGAAATATCACCGCGTCGAGCGCTCATACGGCAGTTTTATGCGAAGCTTTACCCTTCCCGAAGATGCCGACGGTTCCAAGGTCAACGCCGAGTACAAGGATGGCGTGCTTAAAGTGCATCTCCCCAAAGCGGAAAAGGCCAAACCCAAATCGATCGAAGTGAAGATTTCCTGA
- a CDS encoding acetate--CoA ligase — MVWTPIIKSRREWETVPHLYDYGTVRSHFSWEQARQDLDGLPDGQGLNIAHEAIDRHATGVRASHLAIRWLGKNGTVEDYSYGRLNELTNRFANLLQQLGVRHGDRVFVLAGRIPELYIAALGTLKNRSVFCPLFSAFGPEPIRARLTIGEAKVLVTTNTLYQRKVAAIRSTVPSLEHVLLIGEDRRPTAIDGTQDLGVLMQRASPDFTIGPTDPEDMALLHFTSGTTGTPKGAMHVHQAVVAHHMTGKYALDFHEDDRFWCTADPGWVTGTSYGVIAPLTSGITSIVDEAEFDAERWYRTLQDQQVSIWYTAPTAIRMMMKGGADLVRKYDLRRLRFLASVGEPLNPEAVVWGQEAFGQPFHDNWWQTETGGIMIANYASMDIRPGSMGRPLPGIEAAVVRRTDSGVEVLVEPNAQGELALRPGWPSMFRGYWNEPERYKKCFVGGWYLTGDLAKRDGDGYFWFVGRADDVIKTSGHLIGPFEVESVLIEHKAVAEAGVIGKPDPVAMEVVKAFVSLKNGYAPSEELRRELLGFARARLGAVVAPKEITFLPTLPKTRSGKIMRRLLKARELGLPEGDTSTLEAGS, encoded by the coding sequence GTGGTTTGGACACCAATCATCAAATCCCGCCGAGAGTGGGAGACGGTTCCGCATCTCTACGACTATGGAACCGTCCGTTCGCATTTTTCCTGGGAGCAGGCCAGGCAAGACTTAGATGGGCTTCCCGATGGGCAGGGTCTCAATATCGCGCATGAAGCGATCGATCGTCATGCGACGGGAGTTCGTGCCTCCCACCTGGCGATCCGATGGTTGGGAAAAAACGGAACGGTCGAAGACTATTCCTACGGCCGCCTGAACGAGCTGACCAACCGCTTTGCCAATCTCCTCCAGCAATTAGGTGTGAGACATGGCGATCGTGTGTTCGTATTGGCGGGACGGATCCCTGAACTCTACATTGCCGCCCTCGGAACCTTGAAGAACCGCAGCGTGTTCTGCCCTCTGTTTTCTGCATTCGGCCCTGAACCGATTCGGGCACGGCTCACCATCGGCGAGGCGAAAGTGCTGGTAACCACTAACACGCTGTATCAACGAAAAGTCGCTGCGATCCGCTCGACGGTGCCCAGCCTCGAACATGTCTTACTCATTGGAGAAGACCGCCGACCGACCGCCATCGACGGCACGCAGGACTTGGGCGTCCTTATGCAGCGGGCAAGTCCAGATTTCACGATCGGTCCCACAGACCCGGAGGATATGGCGCTGCTCCATTTTACGAGCGGAACGACTGGCACACCGAAGGGTGCGATGCACGTGCATCAGGCTGTAGTCGCTCACCACATGACCGGCAAATATGCTCTGGATTTCCACGAGGATGACCGGTTCTGGTGCACGGCAGACCCTGGGTGGGTCACGGGAACGTCATATGGCGTCATCGCACCCTTGACGAGCGGCATCACCAGCATCGTCGACGAAGCGGAATTCGATGCCGAACGCTGGTATCGCACCCTGCAAGACCAACAAGTATCGATCTGGTATACCGCCCCGACGGCCATTCGCATGATGATGAAAGGCGGCGCAGATTTGGTTCGTAAGTACGATCTTCGTCGCCTTCGTTTTCTCGCCAGCGTGGGCGAGCCTCTCAACCCCGAGGCTGTCGTCTGGGGACAAGAGGCGTTCGGCCAGCCGTTCCACGACAATTGGTGGCAGACCGAGACGGGCGGCATCATGATCGCCAACTATGCCTCCATGGACATCCGCCCCGGTTCCATGGGTCGCCCGCTGCCCGGCATTGAAGCAGCAGTCGTCCGAAGAACCGACAGCGGTGTGGAGGTCCTGGTGGAACCGAATGCCCAAGGGGAACTGGCATTGAGACCCGGCTGGCCTTCGATGTTCCGTGGGTACTGGAACGAACCGGAACGGTATAAGAAATGTTTCGTTGGGGGCTGGTATCTCACGGGCGATCTCGCGAAACGAGACGGAGACGGCTATTTCTGGTTTGTCGGTCGTGCCGACGACGTGATCAAGACCTCCGGCCACCTCATCGGACCGTTCGAAGTGGAAAGCGTGCTGATCGAACATAAGGCTGTGGCGGAGGCGGGCGTGATCGGCAAACCGGATCCCGTGGCGATGGAAGTCGTCAAAGCCTTCGTGTCTTTGAAAAATGGTTACGCGCCCAGCGAGGAATTGCGTCGTGAGTTGCTGGGCTTCGCGCGGGCACGCCTCGGAGCCGTCGTGGCCCCGAAAGAGATTACGTTTTTGCCGACTTTGCCCAAGACCAGGAGCGGGAAGATCATGCGGAGGCTGCTGAAGGCCAGAGAGCTGGGTTTACCCGAGGGCGATACGTCGACGTTGGAGGCGGGCTCATGA
- a CDS encoding Ni/Fe hydrogenase subunit gamma: protein MNVESANPYVIHPATIIEKIREAEDIHTYRLQLVDEQVRRQFRFNAGQFNMVYLFGVGEVAISIVSDPDEPRFLDHTIRTVGRITKAIAALQPGEVLGIRGPFGQGWPLDEARGRNVVIVTGGLGCAPVVGAIEYIFRRREQYGSVKILHGVKTPHDLLYRERFDAWRRVPDTEVWLTSDQPDKTWSYHIGVVTELFERVSVDSAKSMVLMCGPEIMMRLGVPILMNSGIPATAIYVSLERHMECGIGLCGHCQLGPHFVCKDGPVMRYDRVARWLGRAGV from the coding sequence GTGAACGTCGAATCTGCGAACCCCTATGTCATACATCCAGCCACGATCATTGAGAAGATCCGGGAGGCCGAAGACATCCATACCTACCGGTTGCAGCTTGTTGACGAGCAGGTGCGACGGCAATTCCGATTCAACGCGGGACAGTTCAATATGGTGTACCTGTTCGGAGTCGGTGAGGTGGCGATTTCCATCGTGTCGGATCCGGATGAGCCTCGGTTTCTTGACCATACCATCCGCACTGTAGGACGAATCACGAAGGCGATCGCCGCTCTCCAGCCCGGTGAGGTCTTGGGCATCCGAGGACCGTTCGGACAAGGTTGGCCGCTGGACGAAGCGCGTGGACGCAATGTGGTGATCGTCACGGGCGGACTGGGATGTGCTCCGGTGGTCGGGGCCATCGAGTACATCTTCCGGCGGCGAGAACAATACGGGTCGGTCAAGATTCTCCACGGCGTCAAGACGCCGCACGATCTGCTCTATCGCGAGCGGTTCGACGCATGGCGACGCGTTCCCGATACGGAAGTGTGGTTGACCAGTGATCAACCGGACAAGACCTGGAGTTATCACATCGGCGTGGTGACGGAACTGTTCGAGCGGGTGTCGGTTGACTCCGCGAAGAGCATGGTACTGATGTGTGGGCCCGAGATCATGATGCGCCTGGGCGTACCAATCTTAATGAACAGCGGCATTCCTGCAACCGCGATCTATGTCTCGCTGGAACGGCACATGGAGTGCGGGATCGGGCTGTGCGGCCATTGTCAGTTGGGCCCCCACTTTGTGTGCAAAGACGGCCCTGTCATGCGGTATGACCGAGTCGCGCGGTGGTTGGGACGGGCTGGGGTGTGA
- a CDS encoding pyruvate dehydrogenase yields the protein MIKMTYREAVRAGLREALQNDPRVFLMGEDVGKYGGTYACSKGFLEEFGPERIRDTPLSESTFVGAGIGAALGGMRPIVEVMTVNFSLLALDQIVNNAATIRHMSGGQFSIPLVVRMATGAGRQVAAQHSHSLEGWYAHIPGITVLTPATVTDAKGMLLTALKEPDPVFIFEHAYLYPMEGELNEGVLPVDISTAALRRQGKDVSLITFGGSLWKTLQAAETLASEGIDAEVVDLRVLRPLDQATILASVKKTHMAVVIDEGWRTGSFAAEISAQIMERGFYDLDGPVARVCSTEVPIPYPKHLEDAALPQPEKIVSVVHSLMG from the coding sequence ATGATCAAGATGACATACAGAGAAGCCGTTCGAGCCGGACTCCGTGAAGCATTGCAGAATGACCCTCGCGTCTTTCTCATGGGCGAAGACGTCGGCAAGTACGGCGGCACCTATGCCTGCAGTAAGGGGTTCCTGGAAGAATTCGGACCGGAACGCATCCGCGACACGCCGTTGTCCGAATCCACCTTCGTCGGTGCCGGTATCGGCGCTGCCCTTGGCGGCATGAGGCCGATCGTGGAAGTGATGACGGTGAACTTCAGTCTTCTGGCCCTCGACCAGATCGTGAATAATGCCGCTACGATTCGACACATGTCCGGCGGACAGTTTAGCATTCCGCTCGTCGTGCGTATGGCCACGGGGGCCGGTCGGCAAGTCGCCGCCCAACATTCCCATAGTCTGGAAGGTTGGTATGCTCACATCCCCGGCATCACAGTCCTCACGCCCGCGACCGTGACCGATGCGAAAGGCATGTTGCTGACAGCGTTGAAGGAACCGGACCCGGTCTTTATTTTTGAACATGCCTATCTGTACCCGATGGAAGGAGAGTTGAACGAAGGTGTATTGCCTGTCGACATTTCGACAGCGGCCTTGCGCCGACAAGGAAAGGACGTGAGTTTGATTACGTTCGGCGGCTCGCTGTGGAAGACACTACAAGCCGCCGAGACGTTGGCCAGTGAGGGAATTGACGCAGAAGTCGTCGATCTCCGCGTGCTACGCCCCCTCGATCAGGCGACGATACTCGCTTCCGTGAAAAAGACGCATATGGCCGTCGTCATCGACGAAGGGTGGCGCACCGGAAGTTTCGCTGCAGAGATCAGCGCGCAGATCATGGAGAGAGGCTTCTATGATCTCGATGGTCCGGTGGCTCGCGTGTGTAGCACCGAAGTACCGATCCCCTACCCGAAACATTTGGAAGACGCGGCGCTTCCGCAGCCGGAGAAGATTGTCAGCGTCGTGCATAGCCTCATGGGTTGA